In Luteimonas viscosa, the following proteins share a genomic window:
- a CDS encoding RNA polymerase sigma factor, with the protein MAEPDDSTAATVAAARRGDAGALDRLFRRFAPVVHGVLLGRVPRFDADDLTQDVFETALRRLPELREDAAFPGWIVSIARRAAIDRHRRAGPVVEGEDALERVGSGDEAGVRLDAARALEAIRALPEAYREMLMLRLVEGLSGPEISQRTGLTPGSVRVNLHRGMTMLREALSMATQGESA; encoded by the coding sequence GTGGCCGAACCCGATGACAGCACGGCCGCGACGGTCGCCGCAGCGCGCAGGGGCGACGCGGGTGCGCTGGACCGCCTGTTCCGCCGCTTCGCGCCCGTGGTCCATGGCGTGCTGCTCGGCCGCGTCCCCCGGTTCGACGCCGACGACCTGACCCAGGACGTCTTCGAGACCGCGCTCAGGCGGTTGCCCGAGTTGCGCGAGGATGCCGCGTTCCCGGGCTGGATCGTCAGCATCGCGCGGCGTGCCGCGATCGACAGGCATCGCCGCGCCGGTCCGGTGGTCGAAGGCGAAGACGCGCTCGAACGCGTCGGCAGCGGCGACGAGGCCGGCGTCCGGCTGGATGCGGCGCGCGCGCTGGAGGCGATCCGCGCCTTGCCGGAGGCGTATCGCGAGATGTTGATGCTGCGGCTGGTGGAGGGGTTGAGCGGGCCGGAGATTTCGCAACGCACCGGGCTGACGCCGGGCAGCGTGCGCGTGAACCTGCATCGCGGCATGACGATGCTGCGCGAGGCGCTGTCGATGGCAACGCAAGGAGAGAGCGCATGA
- a CDS encoding VOC family protein, translating to MKYLHAMIRVHDLETTSRFFTEGLGLRQTRRMDNDAGRYTLVYFGAPDNPEAEIELTYNWPPADGSPPEDYGSARNFGHLAFAVDDIYALCAHLQSMGVTINRPPRDGRMAFVRTPDLISIELLQKGPALPPAEPWASMPNTGSW from the coding sequence ATGAAATACCTGCACGCGATGATCCGCGTCCACGACCTCGAGACCACCAGCCGGTTCTTCACCGAAGGCCTCGGCCTGCGCCAGACCCGGCGCATGGACAACGACGCCGGTCGCTACACCCTGGTCTACTTCGGCGCGCCGGACAACCCCGAGGCCGAGATCGAGCTGACCTACAACTGGCCGCCGGCCGACGGTTCGCCGCCCGAAGACTACGGCAGCGCGCGCAATTTCGGCCACCTCGCCTTCGCCGTCGACGACATCTACGCGCTGTGCGCGCACCTGCAGTCGATGGGCGTCACCATCAACCGCCCGCCGCGCGACGGCCGCATGGCCTTCGTGCGCACGCCGGACCTGATCTCGATCGAACTCCTGCAGAAGGGCCCTGCGCTGCCGCCGGCCGAGCCCTGGGCGTCGATGCCGAACACCGGCTCCTGGTGA